A segment of the Thermoplasmatales archaeon genome:
TGCTCCATATTATGCTATTTTCAACATCATCATCAAGCAATGTTGCAATTCTATGAATTGAGCCAACCCATACATCATCTACCAGCAGACCGTTGTATGGGAATACATTGCTTAAATAATAGCAGTGGAAGCCAATATATACTTCCTGCCCAGCATATTCTGATAAATCAATTTCCACATGCCTGTAAGATGTGTCGCTGAATATGCCAGAATCCCATACCTCAACAAATGCACTTGTATCTGTCTGTGTGGTTATGTTATTTACTCCAACCTTTAAGCCAGCAGAGCCACCATAATATACCTTATACCAGAATGTTAGATTTCCATCTTCTGGAATTGTTATCTTTGGAGTTATTAACCATGCACATGGTGAGCTATAAGTCCATGCCATTGCCGCATATCTTCCAGAATGAGCAATATTATCTTGCCACAGGAACAATGGCTCTTCTGATTTTATGCTCCATGTGCTTCCATCTCCATCCACAACTGCCCATCCATTTCCAAATGGTGCCTCAAAGCTTTCATATAAGCTTGTGGTTGTGTTTCCAATTGCTCCATGCTCTGGAAGTATTTCCTCTACTTCTGGCGAACTTGCATCTACATAATAAATCTGATGATGCAATGTGCTATTATGGCATGCCCTATCCTTTGCAAAGTAATACAAATCATGCTGGCATTCCTCATTGAATACTATTCCTCTGCTATCATCATATATGAACCACCAGTAGTTTGCTATTTCTGGAACATCCGGCTGAATTTCGCTTCCATTCCTTGCTGCTGGATGCCCTGGCACTGGATAATAGTTTCCATTCCATTCATACCTGTAATAAATGTTTTCTATGCCCGATGGATGGTCTCCTGGGTCATAAGCAGATAAATTGATTCTTACTCCGGCTCTCAGATATTGAGTTACATTCTCCACTTCAGCCCACCATTGCCATACTCCCATTCTTAAGAATTCAAGATTATCATAAACATTGATTGTATAAACCAAGGATGAGCCCGCTGGAACATTTACTGTATAAACCTTGTAATTTACATCGCTTCCGTTTTCAAGAGTTATTCCACTATCACCAAAGATTTCCTCAACATGCAAACGCAATATTAAATCATGTGTCATATCGTTATTGTATATTGTGAAGTTAATATATTGTATCTTATCTCTATATTGCCCTTCTGGATTTGGTATCCATCCATCTGCATAGCTCCAATACCATGCATCTCTTACATGGAATGTTCCTTCAAGCCAATCTGTTTCATTTTCAAAAGTATCATCAACATCTATTTCAACAGGTGTGTAGTAGCCATGCTCTGGATGTTCCTTGCTTACTACTGGTTCAAACTCATCAACTTCATAAACCTGCATATATACTGGCGTGTGATGGCATACATTGTCCTTTGCCCAGTAATACAACCAGTGCACGCACTCCTCATAGAAATGCACACCTATGCTTTCATCATATTCATACCATAAATTATAACCATTGAAATAATAATCAATTTCTTCCTCGCTGTAATATTGAGTTATATCAACAATCTTTTCTCCATGCGGGGCATCTGTTTCATTTGCTGGATGACGAATTTGCTCATCCCAGCCAATTTCATAGGCATAATATATTCCCTCTATTCCACTTGCACATGGATTTTCACGATATGCAACAATTGCAAACTTCCAGTCGCCTTCTGACTGCTCACTGCTTATATACGGTGCTCCCGCTGAATATACATCAACATCTGCATGATACCAGTGCACAAGTGAGCCATTTTCACGGAATGCATCAATTATATAGGTATGCCCTGATTCAACACTGACTGGTTCATCAAAGACAAATTTCACCCACTCGCCCGTGCTGGAACCTGTGAGATGAACTGTTTTACTGCCGAGCTCATTTCCAGGAAGGAATGGAACATCATTATGGAGGTATAGTGTAACATTTGCATCTCCTGTCCAGTCAAGCCACAGCCACACCTCATTTATTGCGGAAATGTTCTCACTTACCTGGAAGGTCTGGGCATCCCAAGGCCAGTTTGGAATGCTCTGCCTTAATTGAAGTTCATCTTCTCTGTCACCCAGATTCTGGAACTGGTCAACAAGTTTAAGTATGTCGGGCATATCCTTTGCTGTTAGATTAATTCTATCACATGCCCTTATATATGAAACTGGCTTGAGTTTAATATCTCCCTCGCTTATCTCTTCAACCAACCATTCTGATTCCTTTCCTGTCTTTGTATTGTAAAGGATGAAATGAGTTACATTGTAATTTATAACTACATAATATGTGCTGAATTCTGGATAAACTTCATGCCATAGCGAGCCATCTGCAAATGGATCTTCTCCTCCAACATATTCAATATACATATATTCCTCATTTGTTTCATTGTATAGATATGCTGTAAATGTTTGATAGTCGCTAAAATCATATTCAATGCTCCATTCTGATTCTTCTCCTGTTTGATTCTTAAGTATTACATCATTGTTATATCCTACAATTTCATAAATGTTGCAGTAATCTGGATAAACTTCATGCCATAGCGAGCCAATTTCAAATGGCTCTTCTCCTCCATGATATACGAGATATATGTATTCATTATTTGTTGTAGTGTATAAATACAATGTATATGCTATTGGTTCAACTTGATATAACCTATCTACATTATATTTTTCATCATGCATAATCCAGTACAAGTTTCCATATTTTTCAAAACCATCTATCAGATAATACCCTCTGCCATATTCTGGATAAAGCTCTTCATAAACTATCCCACCATCATCAACATCAACAAGAGGATGCAAGTATATTGATTCCTCTTCCTTGTAGCACCATGGATGCTCTTTGCTTACTTCTGGCTCAAATTTATCAACATAAATTTCTTCTATTAAAACATCGCTGACTATTGAATTATCTAGCCAATCACTTGCATTATAGAAGTAATAAATCTTATGATAGCATTCTTCCTCAAAGTGCAATGTTATTGAAGGTGTTTGTGGGGTAATCTCCCACCATAGCTCACCACCTATATTCACAACTTCTCCATATTGAGTATCATTTTCATTCATAGGATGTTTCTCTATGTAAGGAGTTGTGAAGTTTGTATATTCATATCTGAAATAGAATATGAAATCGCGCCATCCTACCCAGCATTCTGGCTCATCAGTTAAGTTGAGATAAAATTCCTTGCATGCCCTTACAAACATCTTTCCTGTCTGCTCATCAAAGTAGAAGCCATGTTCATCTGGATATTCAACTTTAAGCTTTGGCGGGCTGTTGTCAACATAATGGGTTTGATTTACAATTCGAACATTTCCAACAAGGTCTTCAGCTCTTATCTCAATATAATGAGTGCATTCCTCATGGAATTTAATTCTTGTAAATTCTATCTCATCACCTATTGCAACATACCAGTATTTTCCATCAATTAGAGTTATATTGCTATTTCCACAATATGCATCAGTTAAATCAATTGGATGCCATGTTTCATTGAAATATATTCTATACATCAGGCTCTTCAATCCAACTCCACCCATGCATCCCTCATCCCATGAAGACAAATCAAGAATTGCCTGACTTGTTAGCCATGTATTGTTGAGATGGTCAACAAGTGTTTCATTGTACAGTGAATACATATATGGATAATTATATGGATAAATTGCATAATATTCAATCTTGAATGTGAAGTCCCATGAATTTTTTATTTCTCCATCTACCATTGCAACTCCATCCGCATATGGCCCTGGATTCGGATAATTGCTCTTTGCCTCCCATTTGATTGGTGGTTGGCCATAGTAATTCAATCCAATCCAGTAAGTAGCGCCATGCTCAACATATAACCTCTCTGGCAGGTGGAATTGTAGCCATCCAGTATAATCTCCATCTCTATATAGCGGTTCAGTTTCTGCAAGCAAATCGCCTGGTTCGCCCTCATCGTCTCCATAAATTTCTATCCATATTGGATATGCGCTGTTAAATGTTCCATTTACATAAACACTTACCGCATCTATATAGCTCCATGGTGCCTTGAAGCTCTGATAATCAGTTGTACTTGTATCTGAACTGTTATTCCTCTCTATTTGCTGAAGAGCGGTTATTTTTTCTATATCTTTTCTTATTGCTGGAGGTGTGCAATCAACCATATCTTTTTCTTTAAATGTATAATTATTGCCAACATAGTCAATTGCCCATATTTCTGGCTCATGGAAGCATTCTCTATATCTTTCTGGCAAATCTCCAAAGTGGAATAGATAAGATATCTTTCCATATTCTGGATTTAAGTCCTTTACTACAATTGTTATATTTTCAACATGCCATGTTTGAGGCATATTATAAAATCTTATATAATCGCAATAATCCAAAGTACCATTTCCATTATCAGTCCAGTTGGTAATATTATATTCATCCCCTTCATAGTACCATGTTGTATTAACTGGGTTTGAGAGCAATTTTCCTAATTCTGTTGTTGTTGTATTAACAATAATTGTTGCATTTTGGCTTTCATCATAAAGCGTCATTGTTATTTCAGCAAGGTTATCAACAACAACAATCTGATCAACAGGTGTAAGGAGTTGCTGTTGCCCTCCTGGAACTCTTGTCTCATTCCAATATATATTCATTCCAAACATCCATACTCCTACTCCTCCTCCGCATCCATCATCTGTAACATTAAACCATATAGGAGTTGAGCAATTCACCCATAGCCATCCCCGCTCATCAATATATTTTGGCTCTCCTATTGTTTTATTTATTGTTGGAGGTGTTGCATCAACCGCAATATCAACTGAATATTGTTGATGCTCATGCCCGAGATAATCAACTATATCCCATTTTATTTCATGGAAGCATTCCTCATTGAAGCACAATTCAACTGTAATAAATCCAACTCTCTTATCAGTATCATTTGCATCATTGTCATGAACTTTAACTTCCTTAATCTTTTGATAATTATTTGGCTCATTTGGATTCCACCATATTGAATAATTGAGCCACTCTACTCCAGAAGCACATCCTTCTGGCAAATCATAGGCATATATTATCATTGGAGTACATTTCTTGATTGCGGTATAAATATCTCCTCCATAATTCAAAATTGAATTTGGCTCACCAAATTCATATTCCTCTTCTCTTGGTGATGGGCTATTATCAACATAATGAATTTGCCTATTAACTGGCTCACTATTTGTTCCATTTCCTGCATAGAACTCAATTATATGCTCACATTCCTCAGGAAGATTGAATGGACCTTCATATTCAGTCCAATCTCCACCATTTATTCTATATAGTATTCTATCATAATCTCCTTCTGCTTCAAGAGTAAATGATGTTTCATTTGTTACATAGCTCTTTTCAATTCCATAATACCATGAATGGCTTGCTGATTTTCTTCTATGATTGGTTATATGCCATAATCCATTATATGTCCAATTCTGCACTCCATTTTCAACATCATCGCTAAATGGAACATTTCCTCCAAATTCAGTTATCCTTATGTCATCTATATACCATCCTTCCCAGTAATTATATGACTCATTAACTGTATTAAATTCAAATATTATTACAATTTCATCTGGGACATATGCGGATATATCTATGCTTTCATACACCCATGCGGGCGGGGTGTTAAATCCTCCTGATCCATAATATAAGTAATCCCTATCCTCTGGCTCAGTCGGATTACTATCTGGATTTAAAGTTTTTAATAAATTCCAATTGTATCCTCCATCAGTTGAAATATATACATTCATTAAATCACAGCTTGATGGCTCCACTCCTTCAATTTGCCACCATGTCCAGAAAGATAGCCAAGCAACATCTTGGGTAACATTTATTATAGGAGAAACGAGATAGCCATGATTTGCAGAGCCATTGTCAAAATCATATTTTTTGAATTCTGGCTCACCAACTGTTTTTGTTGTCTTTGGTGTTCCAAGAGTTATGTTCAGCCACATATATCCCTGGTTATCAATTTCACTTTCATCAATATATGTAAAGCTTCTTCCTTCCCTTCCATCATAAGTAGCAATTGCAAGCAGTGGATCGCCATCGTACCATTCCATCCATGGCGGAGCTGATGTCCCTCCTCCAAGAGTTATGCTATACCTGCCATCTACATCTGTTATATTTTCTCCCCATGCTCCTGTATGTTCATCTCTTATTCTTACAGTTGCTCCCTCCAAAGTATAGCCATTTTCATCATATACATATCCAGTTATAGTAAATGGATCCGTCTTCGCTTTTGTTTCAAGAAGCATCATTAATCCTGTTCCAAGCAACAGGATTGCTACTGCGGTCACTATACCCCTTCTCAACACCAAACTACCTATCGCATTTTTTTCTTTCATTTTTATCCCCCTAATAGATTGCATCGTTAGGAGAAATATATTCGCTATTTATATAAATTTCTATTTTTTTAGCCATCATCCCTTATGCCAGATTTCAAAAACAAGCTTATCTTCTTATTTTCCCAAAGTCATCATAGAATAAGGAAGAATAACTCAAGATTGAATGCATGCTTAGGAAAAGAAATTAAATTTGCAAGGAAAACTGATGAAATAATCTCTTATTTCCATTTTCTCATCGCAATGAGTATTGCTAAAATTATGACAAAAATCTCAAACCCGGGTGTTTTTTCTTTCTTTTCATAAACAACTATTTCTTTTGAAATGCTTCTGCTGAAACTATTGCATGAAACTGTTAATTTTACATTATATTTTCCTTCTTTTTCATAGGCATGCTTTGGATTTTTTTCATAACTAAAATTTCCATCTCCAAAATTCCATGTATAATTTGAGATTGAACCAATTGAATTATCTATAAATGAAATATTTTCATCTATTTTTGGCTGAGAAGGAGTGAAGATAAAGTTTGGATTTAAATCAACATTTAAGGGTATATCTAATTTTAATGGCTCATCTGATGAAATTATTATTTCTTTGTAACCATAGAGGCATGAGCAATTTTTTCCTCTTGCCCTAAAAATTATTTTATCCCCTATCTCCCAATTATAGGGAGGTGAGCCGAAAGTTAAAACATACGCACCATTTTCATCACTAATTGCATTTAATTTTTCACCGCTCCTTTCATTTATTGCCTCAATTTCTATGTCTGGAAGAAAATTTCCTTCATAATATACATACCCATATATCACTAAAGGATTAGAAGCAAAAACAAAAGAAGGAAAAAGGGTTAGTAAGGCGGTTGCAAGAAGCTTCTTCCGCCATCCCATGCTATCACACCACCTTTGTTTCTGAATATAAACACTGCATCACCAATGGAAATGTCGAAGTCACCAGGTGGGTGGCCAACTATGTGTTCAGGTGCCCATGTTTGATTCCATGCCCTCCATCTTCCTACTTTTGTACAATTGCTTATATTGCTTCCAAGTGTGCTTGCATTTGTATTTTCAATGTTTGCCCATCCTATCAAATTGTAGCCAACATATAACGATACATCTATCTCTTCTATCAAACGACCTTCAATTGAAAAATTCTTTTGCTCTGTTAATTGTGTAAATATCCAGTAGCCCATGCCAGAAACTATTTCAAAGTTGTTTTTATCTGGAATTTCCGCAACCCATGATTCGTATCTCTGGATAGACGCATTAAATCTAACAATAACTGTAACATTGCATCCTTGGCTATTTAGGAAATTACCTAATTCCTTTGCATTTGTTATGCTTTCATTTTTAACTGGAATTGTAAGCATATTCCACTTTGGATACAAAGTATAGGTATGCACATATTTTACGCATAATATTGCTTCTGGTAATGTGGTTTCATTTGGCAATGGCTCATGATTTCCAAGTAAATCATATGCCACTGCATAGAATTGATAATATCCAGAGCCATTTGAAGCATTGAAGCTCCATTGCCATGGTGAATTGTTTAATGTTTCCAGCTCTATCCATGGACTAAATGAAGAATTGTATCTTGAAAATCTGTAATAGAGTGTAACATTTGCTACTCCAACCGCACAACCTGGTGAATCAATTACAGTTACATTGATAGTGATTGGATTTTCTTCATTTACAATCTGGCAATATGGAGTAATTTCATCAACAGTAGCATTTGGTGAGCTATTATCAACATATACAGTTTCATTATGCCATGCAGTATTTCCTAAATTATCTATTGCAGTTATATTAATCCAGTGCTCACATTCTTCTGGAATTGTAAAGTTAATGCTTGCTGTTCCACTTGTTACATTATCCCATAGATTATAGATAAGCTGTGGAATTTCTCCAGTTGCATTATATACTTTAACATTTAGATGAACTGAGCCAACTGGGCATAATCCATCATCTGTTGAATTTACCCATATTGTTGTTTGAGAAGTGATGTGGTCACTATATTTTGGTCCTTCAAATTCTTTTGTTGTTACTGGTGGAGTATTATCAACATATACTGTTTGATTATGCACATTTTCGACATTTCCTAAGTTATCCTCAGAATAATATTCAATATAATGCAAGCATTCTTCAGATAGAGTAAATGGTGAGGTATATGTATTCCAATTGCTCCATGAGCCATTATGCCATATTCTATAATATGTTGCTTTTACTCCACATGTACATGTTCCTCCATCATTTGCACTTAGTGTTATTAATGTTGATGATGTTATCCATTCATTTGTTCCATCTGTATAATATGGAGTTCCATATGTCTTTGTAGTTGTTGGTGGAGTATTATCAACATAATGTGTTTGATTATGTAGTGTCTCCTTGTTGGTTGCATTGTCAACGCTGTAATACTCTATTATATGCTCACATTCTTCATGGAAATGAATTGGTCCAAAGTTTATTGAACCATTCAGGAAGTAAATATACCAGTATGTTCCATCAATTTCAGTTATATTGCTATTTCCACAATATTCATCATTTGCATTTGCTGGATGCCATTGCCCATTAAAGTAAATTCTATAATATGTTGCATTAACTCCACTTCCACTTTCACCATCTGTTGCATTTAGCCATATAGGTGTAAGGCTTGTAACCCATTCATCATTTGTACCATATTTTGGCTCTCCTATTTCTTTTGTTGTTCCTGGTGGGAGGTCAAGTAATGGAGCAAATATGCTAAATGAAGTAATGTTTGCCCATACATAATTTTCATCTGTGTTTATTCCCTTGCTTTCATACCAGTTTTCCTTATACCAGTTCACATTATATTTCCACATTTCTGAATAATCCCCTTCTTCATTTTCATAATAAATTGATAGATTAAGCCAAGATGTGCCAGTTGCATTAATATATTTACTGATGTTTCGCCAGCCTGAAGGATCAGCGGGAGGAGTTACTACTCCTTTGAGCCCGAAAGCTCCATTATAACCAAGAACTGTTACATTTGTTGGGTAAGATGAAAATTGGCAGAAGAATATTTCATTATCAGTTCCAGAAACATATAGATCCCACTCCCCATTAGATGAAAAATTGCAATAGGAAATGTTGTTATGGTTTGAGTAAGATAATAAGTGGATCCCATAATTATCATTATTCCAAACATTGTTGTTGATGATGTTGTTATAGTCGGAAGAATAGAGCCGGATGCCATTGCTATTATTCGAAACAATGTTGTTGGTGATGTTGTTATTGTTGGAGTGGGAGAGGTAGATACCATAGTCCTTGTTATTCGAAACAATGTTGTTGGTGATGTTGTTATAGTTGGAGTGGGAGAGGTAGATACCGTCCCAGCTATTATCCGAGGCAATGTTATTGGTGATGTTGTTATCCCAGGAATACTCGAGGTAGATGCCATAGCTGTTAGCTGAAGCAGTGTTGTTGGTGATATTGTTATTGTTGGAAGAAGCGAGGGAGATGCCATCGTCATTATTCGAAACAACATTGTTGTTGGTGATATTGTTATTGTTGGAAGAAGCGAGGGAGATGCCATCGTCATTATTCGAAACAACATTGTTGTTGGTGATGTTGTTATTGTTGGAAGAGGAAAGCCGGATGCCATACCACCTATTATCCGAAACAATGTTATTGGTGATGGTGTTATAGTTGGAAGAGCTGAGGGAGATGCCATCGTCATTATTCGAAACAACATTGTTGTTGGTGATGTTGTTATTGTTGGAAGAGGAAAGCCGGATGCCATACCACCTATTATCCGAAACAATGTTATTGGTGATGGTGTTATAGTTGGAAGAGCTGAGGGAGATGCCATCGTCATTATTCGAAACAACATTGTTGTTGGTGATGTTGTTATAGTCGGAGAAAACGAGGTAGATGCCATACCAGCTGTTATTCGAAACAATGTTGTTGGTTATGTTGTTATCCCAGGAAGAGCTGAGGGAGATGCCATCGCTGTTATTCGAAACATTGTTATTGGTGATGGTGTTATAGTTGGAAGAGGAAAGCCCGATGCCACAGCTGGTGTTGTTGAGTTGTGTGTTGTTGATAAGGCTTTCATTTACTTCATAAAATTCGATTCCATATTCACAGTTGTATATTGTGCAATTATTAATAGTAACATTTACAATGGTGAAGGAAGCATTATATACTTGTATCCCAATGCTTCCATTGAATATAGTGAAGTTTTCAACAAGAGTGTTATTTGCTTCAATTTTTATTCCTATTCCTCCCATAGCATCTATAACAGGATCACCAACTAAACTTATTTCTTTATTTACAACAATGTTTTCTCTATAAGGCTCTGCTGTTGTGTTAACTTTTATTATATCTCCATTGCTTGCATTATCTATTGCTTGCTGGATAGTTGGATAATCATCTGGCACTTTAATTTCCGCAGCATCTGAGGGCATAGAAATCGCTAAAATCGCTACTAACCCAAACAAAATCAGCCCATATATTGCATATTTTCTTTTCATTTTTATCCCCCTGGTAAAAAGTAAATTTAAAAACGATATATAAATTTTTTTGCAGTTTTTGAATTTTCATTTTTCATTTTTCAAATTCATTTTTTTATAGCGGATTGCTTCAGCTGGCAAATAAATTCAAATCACCAAAATCAACTCTTGCAAAAGAGTCAAATAGAATTATTTTCTCTTGTTTCAATAATTTAAAAATCATATCCTTTTAGCGTATAAAAAACCTTTAAAAGCTTTTGTGCTAATTAGAGAAATCATTTTAGCTTGAGATAGCCATCTCAATCTTTTTATATTTTATCTATAATTTTTTTCATAAAATTCTTTTATTTTTTCTTCGCCTGGCAATTCAAATTTTTTCCAGAAATTTATTACTCCTCTTAACTCTTCTTCCTTTTCCTGCCCCTCAAAAATTTCCTTCAAAAAATTGCTCCTTTCCTCAATATCTCTTTTAAAAAATTCAATTATTTCCTTTGGAGGATAGAAGCGCAATAAATTAAACCTTTCAGAAAATCCATCAATATATTCATCTACCTCCCCCGGCTTCGGAATCAAATAATTGAAAACGGGATGATGAACCCATTCCCTTATTTTCTTCTCAGCAACAAGAGCTATCAACTTCTTTGTCTCCTCCACCCTTATTTTTTCTCCCTCGCCCATCACTTTCCCTTCCAAATTGCACTGCCCAACATATCCAGTATTTACAACAAAAAATATTAACTTGTGCAATCCAATATCCGAGTAAGTTTTTAACTTCAGCCAGGCTTGATCCGCCTGCTCACCAACCATAAAATCAGTTGCCGCATACCTCCTCACCCTCTGCCCCGCTCCTCCTTCTATTGCAGAAGTTATAACTGTTTCGCAAGCACTATCAAATGCAACAGCCATCTCAGGCTCAACAACTCTCAAAATTGGCTCAAGTATATCATATCTTCTGAAACTCAATCCTTCAGCTCTAAGATATTTCTCAGCTCCCCATTTTTTATTAAGAATGCTGAATTTAAAGATAAATCTTCCATTTGTTGTCTTACTCTTTTCATAAGATTTGCATTTCAGCTTCCCCGCTTTTCCATGTGGAACAAGAGCTTCATATTCTCCTA
Coding sequences within it:
- a CDS encoding choice-of-anchor J domain-containing protein — protein: MKEKNAIGSLVLRRGIVTAVAILLLGTGLMMLLETKAKTDPFTITGYVYDENGYTLEGATVRIRDEHTGAWGENITDVDGRYSITLGGGTSAPPWMEWYDGDPLLAIATYDGREGRSFTYIDESEIDNQGYMWLNITLGTPKTTKTVGEPEFKKYDFDNGSANHGYLVSPIINVTQDVAWLSFWTWWQIEGVEPSSCDLMNVYISTDGGYNWNLLKTLNPDSNPTEPEDRDYLYYGSGGFNTPPAWVYESIDISAYVPDEIVIIFEFNTVNESYNYWEGWYIDDIRITEFGGNVPFSDDVENGVQNWTYNGLWHITNHRRKSASHSWYYGIEKSYVTNETSFTLEAEGDYDRILYRINGGDWTEYEGPFNLPEECEHIIEFYAGNGTNSEPVNRQIHYVDNSPSPREEEYEFGEPNSILNYGGDIYTAIKKCTPMIIYAYDLPEGCASGVEWLNYSIWWNPNEPNNYQKIKEVKVHDNDANDTDKRVGFITVELCFNEECFHEIKWDIVDYLGHEHQQYSVDIAVDATPPTINKTIGEPKYIDERGWLWVNCSTPIWFNVTDDGCGGGVGVWMFGMNIYWNETRVPGGQQQLLTPVDQIVVVDNLAEITMTLYDESQNATIIVNTTTTELGKLLSNPVNTTWYYEGDEYNITNWTDNGNGTLDYCDYIRFYNMPQTWHVENITIVVKDLNPEYGKISYLFHFGDLPERYRECFHEPEIWAIDYVGNNYTFKEKDMVDCTPPAIRKDIEKITALQQIERNNSSDTSTTDYQSFKAPWSYIDAVSVYVNGTFNSAYPIWIEIYGDDEGEPGDLLAETEPLYRDGDYTGWLQFHLPERLYVEHGATYWIGLNYYGQPPIKWEAKSNYPNPGPYADGVAMVDGEIKNSWDFTFKIEYYAIYPYNYPYMYSLYNETLVDHLNNTWLTSQAILDLSSWDEGCMGGVGLKSLMYRIYFNETWHPIDLTDAYCGNSNITLIDGKYWYVAIGDEIEFTRIKFHEECTHYIEIRAEDLVGNVRIVNQTHYVDNSPPKLKVEYPDEHGFYFDEQTGKMFVRACKEFYLNLTDEPECWVGWRDFIFYFRYEYTNFTTPYIEKHPMNENDTQYGEVVNIGGELWWEITPQTPSITLHFEEECYHKIYYFYNASDWLDNSIVSDVLIEEIYVDKFEPEVSKEHPWCYKEEESIYLHPLVDVDDGGIVYEELYPEYGRGYYLIDGFEKYGNLYWIMHDEKYNVDRLYQVEPIAYTLYLYTTTNNEYIYLVYHGGEEPFEIGSLWHEVYPDYCNIYEIVGYNNDVILKNQTGEESEWSIEYDFSDYQTFTAYLYNETNEEYMYIEYVGGEDPFADGSLWHEVYPEFSTYYVVINYNVTHFILYNTKTGKESEWLVEEISEGDIKLKPVSYIRACDRINLTAKDMPDILKLVDQFQNLGDREDELQLRQSIPNWPWDAQTFQVSENISAINEVWLWLDWTGDANVTLYLHNDVPFLPGNELGSKTVHLTGSSTGEWVKFVFDEPVSVESGHTYIIDAFRENGSLVHWYHADVDVYSAGAPYISSEQSEGDWKFAIVAYRENPCASGIEGIYYAYEIGWDEQIRHPANETDAPHGEKIVDITQYYSEEEIDYYFNGYNLWYEYDESIGVHFYEECVHWLYYWAKDNVCHHTPVYMQVYEVDEFEPVVSKEHPEHGYYTPVEIDVDDTFENETDWLEGTFHVRDAWYWSYADGWIPNPEGQYRDKIQYINFTIYNNDMTHDLILRLHVEEIFGDSGITLENGSDVNYKVYTVNVPAGSSLVYTINVYDNLEFLRMGVWQWWAEVENVTQYLRAGVRINLSAYDPGDHPSGIENIYYRYEWNGNYYPVPGHPAARNGSEIQPDVPEIANYWWFIYDDSRGIVFNEECQHDLYYFAKDRACHNSTLHHQIYYVDASSPEVEEILPEHGAIGNTTTSLYESFEAPFGNGWAVVDGDGSTWSIKSEEPLFLWQDNIAHSGRYAAMAWTYSSPCAWLITPKITIPEDGNLTFWYKVYYGGSAGLKVGVNNITTQTDTSAFVEVWDSGIFSDTSYRHVEIDLSEYAGQEVYIGFHCYYLSNVFPYNGLLVDDVWVGSIHRIATLLDDDVENSIIWSIDDLTVKQTSYWQLVNRLPVASPPSPGWSENLPNKPAAWCGDLSLGNAQNGGGLYACNWDDTLTIKNPIDLSGATGTVSLSFNIWYYLQTDDNLYIEASNDSINWTVLETISGQSGWITKTIDMSQYIGNSTVWIRFRFVSDDSYNGQYNGVFIDNVTVKNETEFYFTPDFFNTLANWNAEMLETSKWHVTDYDSHSENHSWYCGVEPAYQYLNCMNDALISGDIDLTTGYAGKKAMLIFWHKYDMDNDYGDAAYVEVYADGTWQQLASYSGSRDWVQEFIDLSNYIGKIIKIRFRFYSNYYTTDEGWFVDDIKVEIREVEEAIFEDKFDMYKHTVDAVAVPRFPPTDGLTEYGDWRREGNYAGNCYYGWEQYVSPWFDGSIADAAVVHGYYYGEQEEYLYSPVIYDLPKFSNLTFRHYFESDYASAYVYLIDESGTWHLLKSFSSDVHDDIEDIPLWDYYGQDIQIVFYFHTPNGYGNHNTDYWAIFWVDITSHGFLRACAPITINASDLPENECAVGIDAIYWRYEVNGEEGEGYGDEYLCGCEIPGISEEDEEIYDYYWWAIYDNDEYDNDSRVGYISFEAHLPENCTHDLYYFAKDKLCHSSELKHERWYVDGTPPETWLGISWGEHPWIPKNNESGNKTYYTPQEVKPEVICINDDVHFYANHSGEACIYPYNWQNNTYYRWVWYNESSGLYEFYPTPDTPGAINGSSIVVSQHADLIQFNDDEDFWFGQNPPFGGYIYWMHYEEPFYFTEGCEHWLYYFSKDDLCNTEEPVVWHVGVDDKAPESKLDFEITNGNLYYNETSNVYYFQNCSWVVINTTDLPRNPDCQTGIWYIEYTVWRWMGESVDVYLATNQILPANTPVYMDGDLVGWIISGIDSNNNKVWDYGDYVTISWLTTSPYHPGETLFYLIKEISGTPGSYKVTLGDPYASGWKEPLKSWTRVYTSDIPSVGDGIKCDKWYDEEGREYIRIWIHLGELANSFACGKYEIHWIVYDYNNMTEGEKKQDVIIDCTPPRTKKEFEMPYVEETIAGDEVIHWVRPDTKIWLNASEDFAWDSGVNEIWYQFWNEQPILLWKLNDANHSKHYFTVEEAVKIILNDPDATVEDYFNARPSLNKTIIEIYHWAVDNVGHVEDKQKSKQHIYIDYMPPTSRVDEIIPYERDEIPFDIDVVDIVDHGSEVSGPVGVCKVEVYYSYSENNITWSDWMLYTTFNIPYEQRLDVPNQTFSFNAPEGGGWYRFISIAYDCLGNEEVPPYEHGTYDAECFVALDREPPVIAKEYGQPSIEIELDGETGHAITSNTMIYLNATDMPEENYVGLDKIYWSFDGTMWYETPSFSGARYGSVSFAPEDFGLSEGIVYHLFFKASDMRGQMSDEMKQKFIIDNSPPETSIVIGNNSTMPFDITINANDEIAGVKLIKLYFRYSSDGSTWTEWQEYGSYNGSSYTFSFIYKPSEFCYYKPGYYEFYAYAEDNLGNAKGEPVAEASCYVPPIKEDFNGDGRVNVIDLYYIISNWFKDTSSPDWETVQIYDLDNSGKIDAGDIYMLILKWTG
- a CDS encoding PKD domain-containing protein, giving the protein MGWRKKLLATALLTLFPSFVFASNPLVIYGYVYYEGNFLPDIEIEAINERSGEKLNAISDENGAYVLTFGSPPYNWEIGDKIIFRARGKNCSCLYGYKEIIISSDEPLKLDIPLNVDLNPNFIFTPSQPKIDENISFIDNSIGSISNYTWNFGDGNFSYEKNPKHAYEKEGKYNVKLTVSCNSFSRSISKEIVVYEKKEKTPGFEIFVIILAILIAMRKWK